A single uncultured Methanobrevibacter sp. DNA region contains:
- a CDS encoding class I SAM-dependent DNA methyltransferase encodes MEDSLRNLLDKLELNEDNGLFLKGEGLKINSRIKNSLKYIDYDAIYILDENPLIIFKEFDTYSKKDIDDFRKGIWNLNDVPIIFIILPEEIQVYNSNIFDDENSFLGKFSKDDNLEIFNIYNLANGTFFDKYHNSFNNSKRVQNYLLENIKITIKLLKKDKLDLEIIHSLIGKLIFSKYLIDRGICKDEFFINNYGCKFNKVILKKECLFEFFNTLEEKFNPDLFKLTENQKNKITDKHLKNLHKLFSGFDMKNPEQAVLDCPYDFEIIPIELISNIYEAFLQDNNSKKNQKAIYTPLFLVDYILNNTLDKKLKNNTNCKVLDPSCGSGVFLVESLRRIIDKHIEVNSTITSDELKEILTSNIYGIDIDKDAIQMTILSIQLTLFDYLDIKEIKHFKMPQLLNKNFFNDDFFNLDGLFNSLNDFDLIVGNPPWGSKQKSHIEYCKEKDLPVSNKQIAQSFLLRVDDFINESSDVALIVTSKLLYNFNDSKFRKYFLKNFNLTEVLEFSSIRKEIFNNAIGPGSILFYNTNMKNCNNVKHISLKPNKLFYLLSSVVIQKSDIKFISQKDLHDYDWVWKVLVYGNTLDFQLINRLHSKKNIGQYIKKYDLFSSFGIMKGNGNKDATKYFKYDFLDVQHKMLRRYYIDERHIEKWNIANVSRPRTKETFTPPYVLVKKTLTQDFECVSTYSEKQWVFTDSVMSIKGEEYDEKLLKCMVGFLNSKLFSYLSFLTFSSIGIEREQIFLNEIKNIPMIINDTLVNYVDEMLNNKDSDKLQIIQEKIDKLIFDLLSFTDLEKDLVNYFTDVTLPMFKKENVYHKVSNEILEDYIMVFVKYFKNYFKAENNEYFHAECYKSEHFIGIRFIIDEKPPKHLIGYNENKTDILNLFGDISIEEKQNLFVQKDIKGFEETSFYVIKSNEFKNWHRAIARKDLIEFTNSLMGVEDE; translated from the coding sequence ATGGAAGATTCTCTGAGAAACTTGTTGGATAAACTTGAATTAAATGAAGATAATGGATTATTTTTAAAAGGAGAAGGTTTAAAAATAAATTCACGTATCAAAAATTCTCTAAAATACATTGACTATGATGCAATTTATATTTTAGATGAAAATCCATTAATTATCTTCAAAGAATTCGACACATATTCTAAAAAAGATATTGATGATTTCCGTAAAGGAATCTGGAACCTCAATGATGTTCCAATAATATTTATTATCCTTCCAGAGGAAATTCAGGTTTATAATTCCAATATTTTCGATGATGAGAACTCATTTTTAGGTAAATTTTCAAAAGATGATAATTTAGAAATTTTTAATATTTACAACTTAGCCAATGGAACTTTTTTTGATAAATACCACAATTCATTTAATAATTCAAAAAGAGTTCAAAATTACTTATTGGAGAATATTAAAATAACAATTAAGTTATTAAAGAAAGATAAATTAGATTTAGAAATTATACATAGTTTAATTGGGAAATTAATCTTTTCAAAATATCTCATTGACAGAGGCATTTGTAAAGATGAATTTTTTATTAATAATTATGGTTGTAAGTTTAATAAGGTCATCCTAAAAAAAGAATGTTTATTTGAATTTTTCAACACTCTTGAAGAAAAATTTAATCCTGATTTGTTTAAATTAACTGAAAATCAAAAAAATAAAATCACAGATAAACATTTGAAAAATTTGCATAAATTATTCAGTGGTTTTGACATGAAGAATCCAGAACAAGCTGTTCTTGATTGCCCATATGATTTTGAAATAATTCCTATTGAGTTAATAAGTAATATTTATGAAGCATTTCTCCAGGATAATAATTCTAAAAAGAATCAAAAAGCAATATATACTCCCTTGTTTTTAGTAGATTATATACTAAATAATACATTAGATAAAAAATTAAAAAATAATACTAATTGTAAAGTTTTGGATCCATCATGTGGTTCTGGAGTATTTTTAGTCGAATCATTGAGAAGAATAATTGATAAACATATAGAGGTGAACTCCACAATAACATCTGATGAATTAAAAGAGATTTTAACATCAAATATTTATGGAATTGACATTGATAAAGACGCAATTCAAATGACTATTCTTTCAATACAATTAACATTATTCGATTATTTAGATATTAAAGAAATTAAACATTTTAAAATGCCTCAATTATTAAATAAAAACTTTTTTAATGATGATTTTTTCAATTTAGATGGATTGTTTAACTCATTAAATGATTTTGATTTAATTGTAGGTAATCCTCCATGGGGATCAAAACAAAAATCCCATATAGAATATTGTAAAGAAAAGGATTTACCCGTTTCTAATAAACAAATAGCACAATCATTTTTACTTAGAGTTGATGATTTTATAAATGAGTCATCTGATGTTGCACTAATAGTTACAAGTAAACTGTTATATAATTTTAATGATTCAAAATTTAGAAAATACTTCTTAAAAAATTTTAATTTAACTGAAGTACTGGAATTTTCATCAATTAGGAAAGAAATATTTAATAATGCTATTGGACCAGGTTCAATATTATTTTATAACACCAACATGAAAAATTGCAATAATGTAAAACATATTTCACTTAAACCAAACAAGTTATTTTATTTATTATCTTCTGTTGTAATACAGAAATCTGATATTAAATTTATTTCACAAAAAGATTTGCATGATTATGATTGGGTTTGGAAAGTTTTGGTTTATGGAAATACTTTAGACTTCCAATTAATAAATAGATTGCACTCTAAAAAAAATATTGGCCAATATATTAAAAAATATGATTTATTCAGTTCATTTGGAATAATGAAAGGCAATGGAAATAAAGATGCAACAAAATATTTCAAATATGATTTTTTAGATGTTCAACATAAAATGCTTCGAAGATATTATATTGATGAAAGACATATTGAAAAATGGAATATTGCAAATGTTTCACGTCCAAGGACTAAAGAAACATTTACTCCACCATATGTTTTAGTTAAAAAAACCCTTACTCAAGATTTTGAATGTGTTTCCACATATTCTGAAAAACAATGGGTTTTTACTGATAGTGTTATGTCTATAAAAGGAGAAGAATATGATGAAAAATTATTAAAATGCATGGTGGGATTTTTAAATTCAAAATTATTTTCTTATTTGTCTTTTTTAACTTTTTCATCAATTGGTATTGAAAGAGAACAAATCTTTTTAAATGAAATAAAAAATATTCCTATGATTATCAACGACACACTTGTTAATTATGTTGATGAAATGTTAAATAACAAAGATAGTGATAAATTACAAATCATTCAAGAAAAAATTGACAAATTAATTTTTGATTTATTATCATTTACCGATTTAGAAAAAGATTTAGTAAATTATTTTACTGATGTTACGTTACCAATGTTTAAAAAAGAAAATGTGTATCATAAAGTTTCAAATGAAATTTTAGAAGATTATATTATGGTTTTTGTTAAATATTTCAAAAATTATTTCAAAGCAGAAAATAATGAATATTTCCATGCTGAATGTTACAAATCAGAACATTTTATTGGAATTAGATTTATCATTGATGAAAAACCTCCAAAACATTTAATTGGATATAATGAAAATAAAACAGATATATTAAACCTCTTTGGAGACATAAGTATTGAAGAAAAACAAAATTTATTCGTGCAAAAAGACATTAAAGGATTCGAAGAAACTTCTTTTTATGTAATTAAATCAAATGAATTTAAAAATTGGCATAGAGCTATTGCTAGAAAAGATTTAATTGAATTTACAAATTCCTTGATGGGTGTGGAGGATGAATAA
- a CDS encoding Eco57I restriction-modification methylase domain-containing protein codes for MIDFETSKKQIASLVEEFKTNEHIYKTVAFDEENTKINFINKFFQALGWDVTNEAGVAPQFKDVEFEDTVIVGGKPKAPDYCFRIGGARIFFVEAKKPSVDIEHDRRYAFQLKRYTWSAHLPLGLLTDFEELAIYEPKTAPKKTHNTSVDRIKYYHYSEYVDKWEEIYNIFSKGAVLTGKFDQYVKNIHGDKKGTSTVDSEFLKTIEEWRLELAKNIALRNKELTVDELNFAVQLIIDRIIFLRIAEDRGIEKYGQLKKLTELARNEKDNYQVYEAFIELCRKADAKYNSGLFHFTEEKDISLSADTLTPGLKVDDGKLKKIIDGLYYPDCPYEFSMISTEILGNIYEQFLGKVIRLTDGHQAKVEDKPEVKKAGGVFYTPQYIVNYIVENTVGELLKGKTPNKVSELRIVDPACGSGSFLLGAYQKLLDWHVDYYSNLDQPPKNVIYIGKDGIPKLTIQEKKRILLNNIYGVDIDSQAVEVTKLSLLLKVLEDENKDVLEAQQKLIQERALPYLGDNIRCGNSLIGTDILEQQDLTDDEVFELNPFDWEIEFSDIFETGGFDAVIGNPPYFNIQTLGANSNYFNYLKNNYEIYMDKSDILFYFISKSSKISKGKIGFIISNAFLFSDKAKKLRNYILDDVSLVKIVNFEKYLVFNAGITTAITIFDKTKKYSSTKALTIPEKDLDKKELINIINDDELFFKVKFDKNKIFPLINDKIKKFNSKIDSTHEKLGDICLVGKGMETAADKIFSFKEYPKQFPPEFIKLRVTGKNSGRYFINENTDLLLYYEFINDFKELPNEIKEYLKSNRAALNKRATVKNEGRPWWKYSRPMHKEFYNKPKLFCSRRNSINEFSYDGEFKYLSFSNMTVIFDTNENFDLKYILALLNSKLLTFRYRSLGKQTGNGIYEYFPNGISKLPIPEIPIEEQKVFVDLADKMIELNKKLSACKTPKEKRILETQLNKTDEIIDKLVYELYELSDDEINIVEETVSES; via the coding sequence ATGATTGATTTTGAAACTAGTAAAAAACAAATTGCAAGTCTTGTTGAAGAGTTTAAGACAAACGAACATATCTATAAAACTGTAGCATTTGATGAGGAAAATACCAAAATTAATTTCATAAACAAATTCTTTCAAGCTCTTGGTTGGGATGTAACAAATGAAGCAGGTGTTGCACCACAATTCAAGGATGTTGAATTTGAGGATACTGTTATTGTTGGTGGAAAACCTAAAGCTCCTGATTACTGCTTTAGAATTGGTGGGGCAAGAATATTTTTTGTAGAGGCCAAAAAGCCTAGTGTAGATATTGAACATGACAGACGCTATGCATTTCAGCTTAAAAGATATACTTGGAGTGCACATCTGCCTTTAGGATTACTCACAGACTTTGAAGAGCTTGCAATATACGAACCTAAAACTGCACCTAAAAAAACTCACAACACAAGTGTCGACAGAATTAAATATTATCATTACAGTGAATACGTTGACAAATGGGAAGAGATATATAATATCTTCTCTAAAGGAGCTGTACTAACTGGTAAATTTGATCAATACGTTAAAAACATTCATGGTGATAAAAAAGGAACATCTACTGTAGATTCAGAATTCTTAAAAACTATTGAAGAGTGGAGATTGGAACTTGCAAAAAATATTGCGCTCAGAAATAAAGAATTAACAGTGGATGAATTAAACTTTGCAGTTCAACTAATTATTGACCGTATAATCTTTTTAAGAATAGCTGAAGACAGAGGAATAGAAAAATATGGTCAGCTAAAGAAATTAACTGAACTAGCAAGAAATGAAAAAGATAACTATCAGGTTTATGAAGCGTTCATAGAATTGTGTAGGAAAGCTGATGCTAAATATAATTCGGGATTGTTTCATTTCACAGAAGAAAAAGACATTAGCTTAAGTGCAGATACACTGACTCCAGGTCTAAAAGTTGATGATGGTAAATTAAAAAAGATTATTGACGGATTATACTATCCCGACTGTCCTTATGAATTTAGTATGATTTCAACTGAAATTTTAGGAAACATTTATGAACAGTTCCTTGGAAAAGTAATTAGATTAACTGATGGCCATCAGGCTAAAGTTGAAGATAAACCTGAAGTTAAAAAAGCAGGAGGAGTATTCTATACTCCGCAATACATTGTTAATTACATTGTTGAAAATACTGTCGGTGAACTTCTGAAAGGAAAAACACCAAATAAAGTTTCTGAGTTAAGAATTGTTGATCCGGCATGTGGTTCAGGTAGTTTCTTATTGGGTGCCTATCAAAAGCTATTGGATTGGCATGTAGATTATTATTCTAATCTAGATCAACCTCCAAAAAATGTAATCTACATAGGTAAAGATGGAATTCCTAAATTAACTATTCAGGAAAAGAAAAGAATTTTATTAAACAATATTTATGGTGTGGATATTGATTCTCAAGCTGTTGAAGTAACTAAATTAAGTTTACTTTTAAAAGTACTTGAAGATGAAAACAAAGATGTGTTAGAAGCTCAGCAGAAATTAATACAAGAAAGAGCATTGCCTTATCTTGGAGATAATATCCGTTGTGGAAATAGTTTAATAGGCACTGATATTTTAGAACAACAGGATTTAACTGATGATGAAGTATTTGAACTTAATCCTTTTGATTGGGAAATAGAGTTTTCTGATATATTTGAAACTGGAGGATTTGATGCTGTTATTGGAAATCCACCATATTTCAACATACAAACTCTGGGCGCCAATTCAAATTACTTTAATTATTTGAAAAATAATTATGAGATCTACATGGATAAAAGTGACATATTATTTTATTTCATTTCTAAATCTAGTAAAATTTCAAAAGGTAAAATTGGATTTATCATATCCAATGCATTTCTGTTTTCAGATAAAGCAAAAAAATTAAGAAATTATATCTTAGATGATGTCTCTCTTGTCAAGATTGTTAATTTTGAAAAATATTTAGTATTTAATGCTGGAATTACAACTGCTATAACAATATTTGACAAAACCAAAAAATATTCTTCCACTAAAGCTTTAACTATACCTGAAAAAGATTTAGATAAAAAAGAGTTAATTAATATAATTAATGATGATGAATTATTTTTTAAAGTAAAATTTGATAAAAATAAAATATTTCCATTGATTAATGATAAGATAAAAAAATTCAATTCCAAGATAGATAGTACTCATGAAAAATTAGGTGATATCTGTTTAGTTGGTAAAGGAATGGAAACTGCAGCAGATAAAATTTTTTCATTTAAAGAATATCCGAAACAATTCCCTCCAGAATTTATTAAATTAAGAGTCACTGGAAAAAATTCTGGAAGATATTTTATTAATGAAAATACTGATTTATTGTTATATTATGAATTTATTAATGATTTTAAAGAATTGCCTAATGAAATAAAAGAATATCTTAAATCTAATAGAGCTGCATTAAATAAGCGTGCTACAGTTAAAAATGAAGGAAGGCCTTGGTGGAAATATAGTAGGCCTATGCATAAAGAATTTTATAATAAGCCTAAGCTATTTTGTAGTAGAAGAAATTCAATTAATGAATTTTCATATGATGGTGAATTTAAATATCTGAGTTTCTCAAATATGACTGTTATCTTCGATACAAATGAAAATTTTGATTTAAAATATATTCTAGCATTATTAAACTCAAAATTATTAACATTTAGATATAGATCTTTAGGTAAACAAACTGGAAATGGTATTTATGAATATTTCCCTAATGGAATTTCCAAATTGCCAATTCCTGAAATCCCAATTGAAGAACAAAAAGTATTTGTTGATTTGGCGGATAAAATGATTGAATTAAACAAAAAATTATCTGCTTGTAAAACTCCTAAAGAAAAAAGAATATTGGAAACACAATTAAATAAAACTGATGAAATAATAGACAAATTAGTTTATGAGTTATATGAATTATCAGATGATGAAATTAATATTGTTGAAGAAACTGTAAGTGAATCTTAA